The region CCATATAACCTTAGATTAATAACTACTATAATATAATATTCACCATCGACACTTAAATGCAATGAAACATATCAGTATATATATATTATTATTAATTATAGCAAGTAATAGTTTTGCTCAAAACCAACCTATCAAAGATTTAAAGTTTAACTTAAACGATGAAGGCACGCACTGGATGCAGTTTACCCTGTCCAACCAAACATGGCTCAGATATAACCAAAGTAATCGTGGTACAACTGTGGAAGGTGAAGCAAGGAAAGAAACCTTTGATATAGGTTTACGTAGAACCCGCTTGCAAATGTTTGGACAAGTGAGTGACAAAGTTTTTGTATACTTTCAATTCGGGCAAAACAATTTCAATTCGCAATATAATATAAATGCCAATAGAAAAAATGCAGTATTTTTTCACGATGCATTGTGCGAATATGCGGTGCTGCCTAAAAACAAATTAAAGTTGGGTGGTGGACTCACCATTGCAAATGGACTTTCCCGTTTTTCGCAACCTGGTATTAGCAATATCATGACTTTGGATGTTCCGGTTTTTGCTCAAGCAACTGTTGACCAGATAGATCAATTCTCCAGAAAACTAAGTGTGTATGCCCGTGGACAAATTGGAAAATTAGATTATAGAATTATACTATCTGACCCATTTCCTGTAACCTCAAATGGAGCCACTGCTCCAGTTATTGGCAAAAATGCAAGCTTTGCTACCACAGGGCAGCACAAGCAATATCAAGGATATTTTATATGGCAATTTAAAGATTATAAACCACACAATACTCCGTATATGGCAGGTACCTATTTGGGCACAAAAAATATATTTAATATTGCAGCAGGAGTTATATATCAGCCCAAAGCTTTGTGGCATAATCGGGATAGTACAATTGTATATGATAATATGATGTTGTGGTGCGTAGAAAGTTTTTTGGACAAGCCTTTGAACAAAGAAAAACATACTGCTATCAATGCTTATGTCGGATATTTTAATACAAATTATGGTAATAATTATTTGCGGTATAATGGCATTATGAATCCTGCAAATGGTTCAAGTTTAGGTAATACAATTGCGGTTTCATCTACAGGTTTTGGAAATGCGTATCCAATGTTTGGCACAGGCCAACAAGTATATGCACAAGTTGGTTACTTATTTCCAGTAAGTCAAAAAGATCCGTCACGTGGCCAATTGATGCCTTATGTATCGAGCACGGTGCAGCAGTTTCAGAGATTGAATTACCAGACTACCACCATATATGAAGCAGGAATAAATTGGTTTATCAATGGGCACAGATCAAAGATGACATTGAACTATCAGAGCAGACCAAGTTTTGTATTAGATGTGAATGGGAAACCAGTATCTGACCAAAGAAGAAGCTGCGTAGTATTACAATATCAGATTATGATATAATCTTTTTGCATTCGTATACAATATAACTAAAATACTACTGCTCTGATAAGCAGTATTTTGAGCAACTTTGGTATCTTAATGTCATAATCCCGATAATTTTTTTGGCATCTGTCTTGCTGTTGTTGTTTTGCAAAAAATTACTTCAATAGTCCGCTACTCCATTGCAAGGCGTACATAGTTTTAAAATATTTAGTCTTTGTCTCAATCAATTTCTCATAAACTTCTAGAACCTTATTCTCCCTACTATTAATAAGAAATAAAGAACTTTCTCCGTTAAAAAATCTCGATTCCTCTACCCGAACTAACTGCAAAGTATTATTATATATATTGTTTTGCAAAATAATTTGCTTCTTCAAATTTTCATACTCATTATAAAAACTTTGAATTTTTAATTTTATTGCGGTCCATTTCTGAATTTGAGATAAAGTAGTTTCTTTTATTTTTAACTTTGTTTTCTGATAGGCTCCTCTACCAAGGGACAACCGCAATGGCATTTCAATTTTTAAGCCGTACTGAAAGTTATTATCTAATAGTGGAAACAGCACATTTGTATTATATTGATAGCCTTTACCTAGTTGATTATATTTTACATCTAAGGTGGGTAGTAATTCTTGAAAATTAAGTTTTTTTTCTATAGCCAAAGTTCCCAATTTATAATCATACATTCTTAGATCGGGGTGCGATTTTTCCGCAAGGGTCAGCAGGTCTGTTAAAATAATATTATAATTGAGCATTGAAGGTTCATTATCCCAATCCTTTTGAGGAATTACACTTTCAGGTAAAATATAAATTTCATTATCTTTCGTCCAGAGGTATGCAGAAAGCTGCAATGCTGCATTTTGAAAAGCCACTTTGGTATTATTTTGCTGATACATAAATCCCTCTAATTGTGTTAAAGCTTCAAGGGTATCAATTGCTGCTCTTTCACCATTTCTAAAAGCTTTTTTAACTAGGTCAAATCTCTTCTGGTTATTCGCTACATTTTCACTTATTATAATATACATTTGATACATTTTCACCCATTGCCAGTATGCATCAATGGCATCCATCAATAAATTATTTACGATAGCTTGTTGCTCAACTTTGGCCATACCATTATACAATTTGGCTTGTTGCAAGGATGCTCTACGTTTGTCCATTAGAAGATTCTTCAATAGCGGTATTTTTACTCCCATATAATTGGTCAATCCATTGGTTTCGGAAGGATCGAACCTTCCACCTTGCAAATTTTCGATACCTGCATTGATTTCCACACCGTACCAAAGTGGAATTTTTATTTCAGTACTTCTAAAGTTATAATAATTCAGCCCATCGAAAGTTTTTTGCAGTGCCTGGTGACTTGCAATAGGATCGAATGGATTTCTTGCTATTAGTAAATCAGCACGGCTTTTTGAAATTAATATATCACTTTGTTTTACTACTGGGTGAAATCTGCGTACTATTTCCAATACTTGTTCGGAATTTAATACATTTAAAGTATCTTGGCTATTAGAGAATTTGCCCAGTAAAAGCAAAATAAAAATGAAACTAATTCTTGGTATCATATTTTTTCTCAGTTTTAATTTTATTATTGTAATAATAATCGGGCGGGAATCCATTAATATTTCGCCATACCTCATACCATATCGCAACATCTTTTAACAAAGCAATACATTGCACACCGGTACCAATTTTCAATTGCTCAGGCCATTTCCTGTCTAATGAATCCTCGGCTATTAATAGTCGGAACATCCCATTGCTACTAATAGTATTTTCTATTACTTTCACCCTACCACCAAAAGTACCATAACTTCCCTTAGGCCAACCGCTAAATACAATGGCTGGATAACCATCAAACATAAAGCGAACTCGCTGTCCTTCGCTTATTAGCGGTAAATCAGCAGGTCTAATAAACATTTCAACCGCATAATTCATCTTGTCAGGAACTATCATAGTAATACTTTCCCCTTCTTTTAAGATTTCTCCAATCCCGGTTTTGTTAGCTTGCACAATCTGACCGTCCTGGGGGGCAAGAATATAATACATGCTATTTCTTATAATATAATTACTAACGATGTTTTCTAACTTTGCTATTTCGCCATCACTAGTTGCTATATTACTTAATGTTTGAAACCTATCACCTTCAATTTTACTAATTTTCTCGATATATTCTTGTTCAATAGAATTGCGTTCTATAATAACATTTTTTACTTCCTGCTGTGTTTGAGACAATTTATTTTCAATCACAATTTTCTTTGAAACAGTATTTTGATATAACGCATTACGCTGCTGTAGTTGAGTTTGTGAGACTAAACCTTCTTCAAACATTTTTTCTTGCCTACTATATTGATCTTGGGCAAGTGCCACTTCATTATCAGTAGCAAATAATTCTGCACGCTCACCAGATAATTTATTTTCTAGTTGTAATATCTTATTATTTAATTGCTGCAATTTTAATTTTTTAGATGCGTTTAATGCATCAATTTGTGTACTTGCTGTGTTCATTTTGTTTTGATAAAAAGCGACACTCCCCTTTTTGGCATCAACTTGCTTTTGCGTTTGATTTACCAAATTGGGATCTAAATAGTCTTCCTTTATTTCTGAAAGTTGTAAAACAGTATCGCCTTTTTTTACGATATCTCCCTCCTTTATCCACCATTTCACTATTCGGCCTGGAATAGGTGAATGAATCTTCTGTGGCCTTTGATTTTGTAATAAAGCAGTAACAATTCCAGTGGCCTTTATATTTTGTGTCCACGGAAGAAAAAGTATGGCAGCAAATAAAAATGTTATTCCCCAAAACCAGTATTTGATTTTGCTTTTAACTTTAAATCTGTAGATCGCTTTCAAGGATCTTAGTGGTAAAGGATACTTATTCATTTCCATTTTAAATATTCCTTAATAAAGTTACTTCTCGATTATCAATTAGCATTTTATAGTCACATTTCTTTGCAAAACTTTCATCATTACTCGTAATGAATACTGTCGCATTTTTAGTGTGATGTAATATATAGTTAGTGATTCGATCCTTCATTCCAATTTCTAAACCAAGCCACGGTTCTTCCAGCAACAATAGAGGTGGCTTGTCGACCAAAGCCCTAAGTAGCAGAATTTTTTTAATCATAGATGAAGAAGGCCTCTTTCCCGCATTGTCAATTGCACAATCAAACCCAATTTGAAATAATTGCTTAAAAAAATCAATACCCAAATTATTCGCAACTTGCATAATAGACATATCAGTTACGCTTGCTCTACCCATACTAATATTTTCGAAAAGAGTACCTTTGAAAATATCTTCTTGTAATAAATATACACCCAATTGCTTTCTTAAGGATTCCAATTTGTACTGATGAATTGGTTTATTATCAATAAGCAACGCCCCTGAGAAATTACTATAATTGCCACTCAATATTTTAAGAAAC is a window of Bacteroidota bacterium DNA encoding:
- a CDS encoding TolC family protein — protein: MIPRISFIFILLLLGKFSNSQDTLNVLNSEQVLEIVRRFHPVVKQSDILISKSRADLLIARNPFDPIASHQALQKTFDGLNYYNFRSTEIKIPLWYGVEINAGIENLQGGRFDPSETNGLTNYMGVKIPLLKNLLMDKRRASLQQAKLYNGMAKVEQQAIVNNLLMDAIDAYWQWVKMYQMYIIISENVANNQKRFDLVKKAFRNGERAAIDTLEALTQLEGFMYQQNNTKVAFQNAALQLSAYLWTKDNEIYILPESVIPQKDWDNEPSMLNYNIILTDLLTLAEKSHPDLRMYDYKLGTLAIEKKLNFQELLPTLDVKYNQLGKGYQYNTNVLFPLLDNNFQYGLKIEMPLRLSLGRGAYQKTKLKIKETTLSQIQKWTAIKLKIQSFYNEYENLKKQIILQNNIYNNTLQLVRVEESRFFNGESSLFLINSRENKVLEVYEKLIETKTKYFKTMYALQWSSGLLK
- a CDS encoding HlyD family efflux transporter periplasmic adaptor subunit, coding for MKAIYRFKVKSKIKYWFWGITFLFAAILFLPWTQNIKATGIVTALLQNQRPQKIHSPIPGRIVKWWIKEGDIVKKGDTVLQLSEIKEDYLDPNLVNQTQKQVDAKKGSVAFYQNKMNTASTQIDALNASKKLKLQQLNNKILQLENKLSGERAELFATDNEVALAQDQYSRQEKMFEEGLVSQTQLQQRNALYQNTVSKKIVIENKLSQTQQEVKNVIIERNSIEQEYIEKISKIEGDRFQTLSNIATSDGEIAKLENIVSNYIIRNSMYYILAPQDGQIVQANKTGIGEILKEGESITMIVPDKMNYAVEMFIRPADLPLISEGQRVRFMFDGYPAIVFSGWPKGSYGTFGGRVKVIENTISSNGMFRLLIAEDSLDRKWPEQLKIGTGVQCIALLKDVAIWYEVWRNINGFPPDYYYNNKIKTEKKYDTKN